The following DNA comes from Patagioenas fasciata isolate bPatFas1 chromosome 34, bPatFas1.hap1, whole genome shotgun sequence.
TCCAGAGAGGTTCCTACTCTGCCCTTaaataaagggtttagttcagatactatcagaatatacttggggaactcatatatacgtatgtatatatatatatgtacatagtaaatgcaaccccagcaccctgagaacgccccatctcatgtgatctgggaagctaagcagggtcggccccggtcagcgcttggatgggagaccagctgggaacagagaggttctcctgcccctctgcttaaataaagggtttagttcagatactatcagggtATATTTGGGGAActcacatgtgtatatatatatatatatgtatatggtaTATGCAGCCATACCCccctgagaatgccccatctcacctgatctgggaagctaagcagggtcggccccggtcagcacttggatgggagaccagctgggtccagagaggttctcctgtccctctgttctgcccttgaataaagggtttagttcagatactatcaggatagacTTGAGgaacttatatatatatgtatagaataTATGCAGCCACACCCCCCTGAGAACCCCCTATCTcacctgatctgggaagctaagcagggtcggccccggtcagcacttggatgggagaccaaccatggagatgctggaaggagtggagcatcccccatgtgagggaagggaagggaagggaagggaagggaagggaagggaagggaagggaagggaagggaagggaagggaagggaagggaagggaagggaagggaagggaagggaagggaagggaagggaagggaagggaagggaaggaaagggaagggaagggaagggaagggaagggaagggaagggaagggaagggaaggaaaggaaaggaaaggaaaggaaaggaaaggaaaggaaaggaaaggaaaggaaaggaaaggaaaggaaaggaaaggaaaggaaaggaaaggaaaggaaaggaaaggaaaggaaaggaaaggaaaggagaacaaaacgaaaacccaacacacacacacaaaagacccccaaaccaaacccacaacacccccaaaaccacagCCAAAAACCCCCCTGTACAGATATTTCTGGTGTCCCTTTTGCCGTAAAACTAGAGAAAATTGAACCGCGTTATTAAACCTTAAAACACTGAAATCAGTCAATTCCACCTTTCCACTCTATTAATTTTAATTTGTGCATCTCCCAAGCGAATAAAATGACCTTATGAGCGAAAAAACCCCATATTTATTGGTTTAAGATGCTTTagaaacagcagagaaacaggcAAGTTTGGGCTAataaagggaaaaacaaagcattgaagcgcccaacgtggggctcgAACCCACGACCCTGAGATTAAGAGTCTCATGCTCTACCGACTGAGCTAGCCGGGCTGCTAAAAACCCAATTTCCGCTCTTTTTTTAGCTTCTGGTTTAGCAAAACGCCCAATTTTGGGTATAAAATCGTGATAAACGGAAGGTTTGAGAAAATGGTGCAAAAACGTGGAGTGAAGGCATCAAAAAGGTGAAAAATTACCCCAAAAAAGGGGTTTCTTACCCGGTTCCGCAGCCCCGAGGTTGGAGAGTCCACGCGTCTCTTTGTCCCTTTGTGTCTGGGTTGATCCAGGAGCTGAACGGCCTCGGATCGATTGTTGGGTGGGACGTTGTTGGGTTGGATGTTGGGTTGAACGTTGTTGGGTTGGACGTTGTTGGGTTGGACGTTGATGGGTTGGACGTTGTTGGGTTGGACCTTGATGGGTTGGACCTTGATGGGTTGGATGTTGGGTTGGACGTTGATGGGTTGGACGTTGATGGGTTGGATATTGTTGGGTTGGATGTTGGGTTGGACGTTGTTGGGTTGGATGTTGGGTTGGATGTTGGGTTGGACATTGTTGGGTTGGATGTTGGGTTGGACATTGTTGGGTTGGATGTTGGGTTGGACATTGTTGGGTTGGATGTTGGGTTGGATGTTGTTGGGTTGGATGTTGGGTTGGATGTTGGGTTGGACATTGTTGGGTTGAACGTTGTTGGGCTGGATGGTGGGTTGGACATTGTTGGGTTGAACGTTGTTGGGTTGGACGTTGTTGGGTTGGACGTTGTTGGGTTGGACGTTGTTGGGTTGGACCTTGAGTTGGGCGTTGTTGGGTTGAACGTTGGGTTGGACATTGTTGGGTTGGTCGTTGAGTTCGTCATTGTTGGGTTGGCCGTTGAGTTCGTCATTGTTGGGTTGGCCGTTGTGTTCGTCGGTGTTGGCTTGAACGTTGGGTTGGCCGTTGTTGggttggttgttgttgggttGGCCattgttgggttgggttggacGTCGTTGGGTTGGACGTCGTTGAGTGGAAACAATGGTCCCACTCCCAGCTGCGCAAACACAGAGCCGGGATCTACAATCATTAATTAAACGGCTaattaccacctctctggacctTTAATCCCCCTTTTTTGCCGAAAAAATCACCCCGTGGCTCCCGGCGTTGGAGTCAACCCAACATTGACCCTGAAGGAAAGACCCAAAGAGGCGGATTTGATGGATTTAACGCAGTTTTGTAGACTTGACACGACAAGAATTAAATGTTGAGCATCTcgatgattctgtaattctataatTCAATATATGAGGTTAAATATAAAGAAAtaggttggttggggtttttttggtcctgTATGAACTGGAAAATGTGGATTTACTGGGGTTTTTCAGGTTTTTTGGTCCAGTAGTAACGTTCCACATTTCACCTGGGGTTGCATATAATGATAATAGCGATAATAGCGATAATAGCGATAATAGCGATAATAGCGATAATAGCGATAATAGCGATAATAGCGATAATAGCGATAATAGCGATAATAGCGATAATAGCGATAATTATTCCAATCTGGGGAGGTTTGCACGGCTCGAAAACAGCATAAAGCAACAATAAagataaaaggggaaaaataaagcagCCTCATCTCCAAACAGCCCCCAAAAATTTCGGTAGTATCGACAATAAGCGACCGCCCAGCGTGGGGCTCGAACCCACGACCCTGAGATTAAGAGTCTCATGCTCTACCGACTGAGCTAGCCGGGCTCTGATAGAAAATGAACGGTGCCGTCGCTATTGAACGATATTTTttcaacattaaaagtaaaatttaaaattgaaataattttaaattaatttgacgtattttcaaatttaaatttaaaCTAAATTAAATTGGAAATATGTAAAATGAATCCTTCCCTGACCGGGAATCGAACCCGGGCCGCGGCGGTGAGAGCGCCGAATCCTGACCACTAGACCACCAGGGAGTGCTGAATTCCCGCCTTTTTCCCCCAAATCTACCGCCGGAAATGAGGACTCAAAACATTTAGGAGGATTTGTGAGGTGAATTAACGCAAAACGCgtagggggaagggggaaaatatgtatttttgaagCAGAATCGTCTATTTGGGGTAAAATACCCCAAGCTGAGCCACAAGAAGACGGAAAAATACAGCAAACTGAACCAAAGAGTCAAGAAATATCTAAAATACTTAATTAATACTTAAATAAAAGGAACAGCAGCGTTCCGGCAACAAAACCACCGTGCAGCGGGATAAAAATCCCGTTTATTTTGGGGGTAGAACCCCAATTTTGGATAATTCGCAACTGTTCGGCACCTGAGCGGGAAAATCCACAATCAGGGCACCGAAAATAGGGGAAATTAAGCTTAAATAGAGCCCATGGGCTGGTGGGGGTTGCTAAGGTTAATTAGGGCTGTCGTTAGTGTTAATTAAGGCTGTCGTTAATGTTAATTAGCGCCCTCAGCTAGGTGGAGAATTGGGGTAAAGAACCGTAAAATGAGGTGTTTCTGCCTGGTTTCGAACCAGGGACCTTTCGCGTGTGAGGCGAACGTGATAACCACTACACTACAGAAACCTGGACAAGCGCCTCCCGGGGCGGATTTTGGGACAAATTCTCGAAAATAGAagtaaaagaaattaatttaaaagtcaCTGTTTCTGCCCGGTTTCGAACCGGGGACCTTTCGCGTGTGAGGCGAACGTGATAACCACTACACTACAGAAACGGGGTGAGGATCGCACTTTGCACCGTGTGTAGAATAAACcctaaaaccaccccaaaaagggCGCGAAAATTTAACTGTTTCTGCCCGGTCTCGAACCGGGGACCTTTCGCGTGTTAGGCGAACGTGATAACCACTACACTACAGAAACGCGCTGCTTTGCGCTCAAAATTCCGCCCAAATTTCgccaaatatctttttttttttggcgcgATCTACGCATCGAAAAGCAAAAAATCACAACTTTTAAAGAATTtggtatattttttatatatatcgaACTTTCCCTGACCGGGAATCGAACCCGGGCCACGGCGGTGAAAGCGCCGGATCCTGACCACTAGACCACCAGGGAGAGCTGGTTTGGGGTAAAACGCAGATTTTTAAGTCtttcttaagtattttttttctcttttaaataatggtttgaatttattttgctattttttgaGTTAATTCCGCGGCCGGAGCAAAGCGGCTCCTGTGGGGTGTGAAAGACGAGAATTTGATGGCGCGAATAATCGATGAAAACGGTAAAATTGAGGTTCAAATAAAGGCGTCCCTGGTGGTCTAGTGGTCAGGATTCGGCGCTTTCACCGCCGCAGCCCGGGTTCGATTCCCGGTCAGGGAAGACAACTCCAATTATTTTATCCTAAAAATTAAACTGAATTTCGAAATTCCCTCCCATCATTACGGATATTTCTCTTGAAATTCCAaatcttccactttttttttgccGTAAATACCTATTTTTTTGCAACCGCAAGTTCAGAGGAATATTGATCCGCGAAATGtagtaaaaaggaagaaaaatggaaaataatcgAAGCTGTTTCTGCCCGGTTTCGAACCGGGGACCTTTCGCGTGTGAGGCGAACGTGATAACCACTACACTACAGAAACGCACGCGGAACCCTCTGGCGTCAAATGGGTATTTTTGGGGTCAAACGGGGAATTTTGGGGTCAAACGGGGATTTTGAGACATCAAACGGGGATATTTGGGCGTcaaatgggacattttaggtgtCAAATGGGGTTTTTTGGGGCGTCGGATGGGGATTTTGGGGCATCAAACGGAGCAGTTTGGGGTTTCAAACggagagggttttggggtcaaaTGTGGCGTTTTGGGGCGGGAGAAAGGATCCGGTGGAGCGATGAAAAATACTCGAGGCATTTTAGGgcgaaaaaattaaaaagaaagcaaaaaaacgaAGTCGCCCAACGTGGGGCTCGAACCCACGACCCTGAGATTAAGAGTCTCATGCTCTACCGACTGAGCTAGCCGGGCACTGTGTGACACGCCCGCCCGCGCCGCAATTCCCgccgccgccggccacgccccctcccgccgaggccacgccccctccccgtcAGACCCCGCCCGTCCAGCGGGCCTCAGACCTCCCAGAGCAACGAGGCGGCGGTGTAGACAAGCCCGCTGGCGGGCGGAGGCCACGGAGGTGTCGCCGCTTCGCACCGCGGGGACAACGCGGTGCGGGTTCCTCGGGGACAACGCGGCGCCGGTTGTTGCGGCAACGGGAGCGGCGGGGGTGCGGGTGGGAAAACGCCTCCCGGATCCCGCACGCCCGGTTGCCTAGCGACGCGCCGCCGCTTCCGGTCAGGTGGTGGTAAAAAGGGCGGATCTGCCGCTAGCGGGACCGGAAGGCGGAAGTGTTGGGGTGTTTGCCGGAGGTTTGGGGAGCCCTCCCGGGATCATAGAGCGGCGGCGGGGGAAGCGGGAGGAGCGGGACAGAGCGTCTCCCCCCGGCTGTGGCCTAGTGGGGGTTAAGCCCGGCTCAGCGGTGAGGCCTAAAGCCGGGGGGGCGCGCAAAGCCCGGCCcaggggggagcggggccggcgggTGCGGGGGAGCCGGGCCGGGATAGGCCCGGGTTagcggggggaggggaggagggaaaggaggagaaaaaggggaaaaaagaggaggaggaaagggggcaaaaggggaaaagaaggggggggaagagggaaaagggggaagaaaaagaggagggaaagcAAGGAAGAAtaagggaagaaaaggggaaaaagggaggaagaaaaggggggaagagaaggaaaagggggggaaggggaagagaaagggaagaagaaggggggaaggaaaaggaaggggaaagagggggaaaggagggatacgaagagggaaaaggaagggggaaaagTGGGGTAAAAAGGgacaagggaaggaaaaagagggaggaaaaaagaggggggaagggacagaaaaggggggaagggggaaaaaaggaagatgtggggggaaaagggagggaaaaagggaagaaaaggtggggggacaagggaagggaagagaagaaaacgggaggaagaaagagggaggaagaagggaggaaaaagggggaggaagaagggaggaaaaaggggggggaagggggaggaaaaaggagggggaagggggaggaaaaaggagggggaagggggaggaaaaaggggggggaagggggaggaaaaagggggaggaaaaaggggggggaagggggaggaaaaaggggggggaagggggaggaaaaagggggagaaaaaggggggggagggggggaaaaaggggggggaagggggggaaaaaggggggggaagggggggaaaaagggggggaaggggggggaaaaaggggggggaagggggggaaagggggggaaaaaggggggggaagggggaggaaaaaggggggggaaggggaggaaaaaggggggggaaggggggaggaaaaagggggggaaggggggaggaaaaagggggggaaggggggaggaaaaaggggggaagagaggggggaagggggaggaaaagggatgataagggggaaaagaggagaggaaagaggtgaggaaaggggggaagggggaggaagaagggggggaaagagggaggaagaagggggggaaagagggaggaagaagggggggaaagagggaggaagaagggggggaaagagggaggaagaagggggggaaagagggaggaagaagggggggaaagagggaggaagaagggggggaaagagggaggaagaagggggggaaagagggaggaagaagggggggaagggggaggaagaagggggggaagggggaggaagaagggggggaagggggaggaaaagggatgataagggggaaaagaagagaggaaagaggtgaggaaaggggggagagagggaggggaggaaaaagggggaaagagggaggaaaagacggggaagggaggaaagagtGAGGAAAAAAGACGAAATGgagggaggaaaagagaggaaagaagggtggAAAAGAGCGACCCCCCCGAACCGCGTGTTTGGGGGCAGGCGCGggcatggcggcggcggcgggcgcggcgcgggCGGACGCGGTGCAGACGCTGCGCGAGGAGGCCATCTGCGCCATCTGCCTCGACTACTTCGCCGACCCCGTCTCCATCGGCTGCGGCCACAACTTCTGCCGCCGCTGCATCGCGCGGCTCTGGGACAACGGCGCCGCCGAGGCCGCGACGGCGGGCGGAGagttggaggaggaagaggaggaggaggaggaagaggaagaggatgaaatgtggagcgaggaggaggaggaaaccaCGGAGCTTtgggatgaggaggaagaggaggacgagGAAACTTGGGACAACGCGCCGGATGATGCGTATTACAATTACGATGAGGATGTGATGGAGGAGGAcgtggaagaggaggaagaggaggaggaggaggaggaggaagaggaagaagcgcCCCCACCGCAAACTCCCCCGCGCCGCTCGCCCCCCTTCACCTGCCCCCAATGCCGCAAAACCTTCTACCAGCGGAATTTTCGGCCTAATTTACAATTGGCCAATATGGTGCAAATCATCCGGCAGCTGCACCCCCAGCGGcccggggggggacaggggggaccccCCGAGCTGTGCCAGAGGCACCAGGAGCCGCTGAAGCTCTTCTGCGAGGTGGACGAGGAGGCCATTTGTGTGGTGTGCAGGGAGTCGCGGGCGCACCGGGCGCACAGCGTGCTGCCCCTCGAGGAGGTGGTCACCGAGTACAGGGTGAGGGGCTTGGGGGTCAaaatggggtttttgggggtcacatgggggtttTGAGGGGTCaaacgggggttttggggtgatctgTGTGGTGTGCAGGGAGTTGTGGGCACCGGGTGCGCAGCTGCTGCCCCTCGAGGAGGTGGGCACTGAGTACagggtgagggtttgggggtcacgtggggtttttgggggtcacgtgggggttttggggggtcaaacgggggttttggggtgatctgTGTGGTGTTCAGGGAGTTGTGGGCACCGGGTGCGCAGCTGCTGCCCCTCGAGGAGGTGGGCACTGAGTACagggtgaggggttttgggggtcacatgggggtttttgggggtcacatgggggttttggggggccaaatgggggttttggggtgatctgTGTGGTGTGCAGGGAGTTGTGGGCACCGGGTGTGCAGCTGCTGCCCCTCGAGGAGGTGGGCACCGAGTACAgggtgagggtttggggggtcacaCTGGGGTTTTTGGCCCATAACGAGGACAAAAGTGGCGAAATCAGGCTGGAAATCCTGGTTTTTTGCACATCGGTTCTAGTTAAGCCGGGTCTAACTTTAAGCCGGGTCTAACTTTAAGCCGGGTCTAACTTTAAGCCGGGTCTAACTTTAAGCCGGGTCTAACTTTAAGCCGGGTCTAACTTTAAACCAAGCTTAAAAGCTGATCACCATCctgggggatttttggggggattttttggCATTTTTAGCTAAATAATACACAGAAAGGCTCTAAACCAGGTGATATTCCCAGGATTAGGCAGAAAAATGAGGGAATTGGGTCTTTTAACGTATTTTCTCTCCCCAGAACAAGCTCCAGCGGCACCTGGAGCCGCTCAAGCAGAAACTGGACGCGGTTGTGAAGCAAAAATCCCACGAGGAGGCGAAAATCACGGAGCTGAGGGTGAGAAGGAGCCAGATCCCTTCATTTCcccttttcctgctttttccaccccaaaatcctgaggattttcagcattttcttgcaAGCATGAGGGCTGGAAATTCATTTTTCTGCCATAATTTGGGCTGGAAATTCATTTTCCTGTTAAATTAGAGCTTAATGAAGCTGATTTAGGTGTAAATATGGTGTGGGTAGACATCCCATCCCCACCCCCtgttctcagcccctttttccccaatttccccccgttttcccccatttctgcagcagcgggtgcagctggagctgcactTGGAGCTCAAGGCCCTGCAGCAGCTCATTAATTAATTTTCCTGTTAAATTAGAGCTTAAGGACGCAGGTTTGGGGGCTTAAGAACTCAAGGACCCCCTGGGGCAGGTTCTGGGTGCAATCTGGGCTAATTTCCCTccaattttgggtcattttccccccatttctccccatttccccagcagcagatGCTGCAGGAACTGGTCCAAGTTTTGGGTGCAATCTGGGCTCATTTTCCCGcaatttcccccccatttctccccatttctgcaggagcagatgcagctggagctgcaggcggatctggggcagggtctgggtgcaATCTGGGCTCATTTTCCCccaattttgggtcattttcccccccgtttgtccccatttCCGCAGGAGCAgatgcagctggagctgcaggagctgcaggcgGAGCTGGGGCAGCTTTTGGGTGCAATCTGGGCTCATTTTCCCccaattttgggtcattttcccCCCCGTTTGTCCCATTTCCGCAGGAGCAgatgcagctggagctgcaggagctgcaggcgGAGCTGGGGCAGCTTTTGGGTGCAATCTGGGCTCATTTTCCCccaattttgggtcatttttccccccgtttgtccccatttCCGCAGGAGCAgatgcagctggagctgcaggagctgcaggtggagctggggcagggtctgggtgcaATCTGGGCTCATTTTCCCccaattttgggtcattttcccccatttccgcaggagcagatgcagctggagctgcaggcggAGCTGGGGCAGCTTTTGGGTGCAATCTGGGCTCATTTTCCCccaattttgggtcattttcccccccgtttgtccccatttCCACAGGAGCAgatgcagctggagctgcaggagctgcaggcgGAGCTGGGGCAGCTTTTGGGTGCAATCTGGGCTCATtttcccccaatttcccccccatttccccagcagcagatgcagctggagctgcaggcagagctggagcagggtCTGGGTGCAATCTGGG
Coding sequences within:
- the TRIM41 gene encoding E3 ubiquitin-protein ligase TRIM41 isoform X2; this translates as MAAAAGAARADAVQTLREEAICAICLDYFADPVSIGCGHNFCRRCIARLWDNGAAEAATAGGELEEEEEEEEEEEEDEMWSEEEEETTELWDEEEEEDEETWDNAPDDAYYNYDEDVMEEDVEEEEEEEEEEEEEEEAPPPQTPPRRSPPFTCPQCRKTFYQRNFRPNLQLANMVQIIRQLHPQRPGGGQGGPPELCQRHQEPLKLFCEVDEEAICVVCRESRAHRAHSVLPLEEVVTEYRNKLQRHLEPLKQKLDAVVKQKSHEEAKITELRDIKGTFIRCENIKFQEPEMVPVDVGKKYGNCFLQDVVMRKMEKVFSKVPKAEVTLDPASAHPRLALSLDRRGLKLAERRPDGADPAAKRSDGDFSVLGLPGFTGGRHYWEVEIAGRRGWAVGAAARRRDRARPHSNREVWCVGTNGRRYQACGGAEQTPLAPGERPRRFRVYLDYERGQLGFYNADTMGHIHTFRAAFRERVCPFFRVLGRGTRIRICA
- the LOC136114424 gene encoding uncharacterized protein encodes the protein MANPTTTNPTTANPTFKPTPTNTTANPTMTNSTANPTMTNSTTNPTMSNPTFNPTTPNSRSNPTTSNPTTSNPTTSNPTTFNPTMSNPPSSPTTFNPTMSNPTSNPTSNPTTSNPTSNPTMSNPTSNPTMSNPTSNPTMSNPTSNPTSNPTTSNPTSNPTISNPSTSNPSTSNPTSNPSRSNPSRSNPTTSNPSTSNPTTSNPTTFNPTSNPTTSHPTIDPRPFSSWINPDTKGQRDAWTLQPRGCGTG